The Methanobrevibacter sp. TLL-48-HuF1 genomic sequence AATGCAATGAATATTGAAGATATTCCAAATCCAAAATAGAATCCTGCAATCATAACAAAAAGCATTCCTACGCCTCTGGAAATTTGACCCCATTCAATACCAATTGGAGAAGGAGTTCTTCCTAAAACATCATCAAAAAATGCAAAAAGACCCATAATTAAAACTAATGTATTATATTTCGGTAAGAAAAAGAAACACAGTATAATAAATGGAACTAAACCTATAGCTCGAGGAATTCCACCACGTACATTTGGATATAAGTTACCCAAATAACCTTTTTTACCAAAAAAGCGAAATACCATATTTAAAACCAGCGAACCTACAGCTGATAAAATAAATACAATAATAAATGCTTCAATCATACCTGTATACAACATGTTAATCACAGTTTTTCAATTAAAAATGTAGCCAATTTTTAATATTGTTACTAGTTATAACTTATAATAATTAATATTATATAAATCTTATTTAAAAAAGAAATTAAGCTATTTCATATCTTAAAATAGCCGCCATACTTCCCAAACCCTTAAGTTGCTCCCCACCTTCATGCTGGCTACTGATAACCATCACTTCACCATTCATATTTTCAACCATGTCCATTAAATTTCCCATGTCATTATTGGCTACTGCAGAATCCAATATTAATAATTGTTTAACTGCACCAAGGTTTATTGCTTTAACAGTTTCTTTTTCACCATAAGCCACCTTAGATGAATTTTTACCAATTTCTTCAAGAAGATGGTTAATAGCAACCATTTCACTAGCTACCCTATTTTCCACAGTTAATTTCTCAACTGTTCCTTTTTTAAGAACTTCATGGATTCCAACTCTTCCTCCAGAACCAGTACTTTCAATAACAGCCTTAGCAGCCAGATCCTTATGTTTATTTTTAATATAATCATAAAAATCATTTTTAACAAAACCCGGTCCTGCAACTACAATATTTTGAATATCATTGAATTTGTTAACTGATTCAATGACTTTTTCATAAAATTGAGCAATTGCTTTTGAGCGGTTTTTATCCACAATACGTTTTCCTGAAACTGCACCTTTAATCGGGCCGTAATATTCAATACCGAATTGTCTCATTAGACCTAAAGTAGCTGTGTCATCTTCTAAAAGAACAATAATTGCAGCTAATTTTTTAGATGCTTCAATAGCCTGATTAAGTCTTTTTAGTGCCCAATTCGTCCATCTTTCTTTTTTAATGGTTATTGGAGTGTTGAGTTTAACTTCAACTGTATGGTGTGAACCTAAAGGAATAAGGTCTTCCGGACCTTTTGTAATTACCCCAGTAAATCTTAATTTTCCAGTAAAAATATGAAAAGTGATATTTTCAACATCAATTCTTAAAGTGAATGTTTTTTTAACTCCCCTATCACTTCTTAACTTATCTCCGGTATTGTCCTGAATACGTCGGGTAGTTTTAGAGGATATGCTGTCTCCAACTTCTACAATATGAGATAAATGCCATAAATCATCAAGGGTTTCTGGAACTAATGTTACAATTCCTTCTTTTTTATCTTGTTTTACAATTTTCATATTTTCACATCTTAATTATTTATATATCTGATAACTTAAATTATTAATGATTAAAATGAAAGTTGGAATAATAGGTGGAAGTGACGGTTTGGGAAAAACCCTCATTTACTTTTTAAGAGATGATTTTGACGTGATCATAAGTGCAAGAGATCACAAGAAAGGAAGAAAAATAGCTAATGAATTAGGTATTGAATATATTGAATCAAACACACAGTTAGCTGAAATGTGTGATGTGGTAATTGTATCTGTCCCTATTCATTTCACTCCTGACGTTATTCGTGAAGTGGCTCCGTTTATGAGAAAAGAATCCTTAATGGTTGATGTAACATCCGTTAAAGAAATTCCAAGCCAAACTATGAAAGAATCATTACCTGATGATGTAGAATATCTTCCAACACATCCAATATTTGGTCCGAGAACTACCGAACTTGATAATCAGGTAATTGTTTTAACTCCTGATAAAAAAGGAAAATGGTTCGACAGAATCTACAGTTATTTAGATAGTAAAAATATGAGAATAATTGAAACTACTGCTAAAAAACATGATTACATGATGAGTATTGTTCAAGTTTTAACTCATTTTTCATTTATTTCAACTGCATCAGCTATGGAAAAGCTGAAAGTAGATATTGGAGAAACTGAAGACTTTGAAAGTCCGATTTACAATCTTATGATTGATATGATTGCAAGGATTGTAGCACAAAATCCTTATTTAACCTATTACATCCAATCAATGAACAATAACGGTCCGAAAATAAGAAATACTTTTGCAGAGGCAGTTAACGAACTTAGAGATGTTATAAATAATGGTGATGAAGAAAAATTTGTTGATTTAGCCATTAAAGCTACCAAAAATATGGGAGATATCAGAGGAGCATTAGGTAGAAGTGATAAAGCCATTAATTCACTAAATCATGAACATAGCTTACTAAACCAATCAATCGGTAAAGAAATTGGCTTAAAACATATTTACTCAAGAAAAATCCATGTGGGAATTTTAGAAAAAGTTGATAAAGATACAGCTATCTTAAAAAATGGAAATAAAACTAAAAAATTAGTTGTAGCAAACATTGAAGTTTTAAGTGACAGTGAACTTTATGACTGGAAAGTCAGGAATTTAAATAATAAAACCGAATCAATAAGCTGTGTTTTCCCAATACGTGTTGATAAACATGTTATTTTAGATACAATAACTAATTTAGACAATATAATTGATGCAAAAATCACGGATATTTATCAGGGTCCCCAAATTAAAAAAGATGATGTCAGTTTAACTTTTGAGGTCACTGGCCTTTACAAAGACAGCATTGAAAATGTTAAATCATTGCTAACCGGATTTGGTGGAATCATAAGATAAATTAGTTCGTTTGAATGTATACGAAACAAATTCATTATTCGAATACATCTCCAAATTACTTATTTTTTAAAAATAATATATTATACTTGTTAATTTTAAAAATAAAATTTTAAAAAAAATATATTAAACTATTGAAAATAAATTACTTCTTTTTTAAATAAATCAAATACAATAATCAATTTTATGTTTTACACTTGAACCGAAAGCTTTATATAGTAATACATATCAATATATAATTGTTTCTAAGAAAAGAAACATAAAATAAGCAAAAAGAAAATTATTATATTATTTTTATTATTTAGTGAATTTAAAGGAATTTATCCTAAGCATGTAGTTTTTTAAAGCTATATAATGCGCCATTTAAAAAAGGAGATGATAATATGGCACAAAATGAAATTACTTTAAAAGTAGCTGAAGCTCTTTCACAAAGAGATATTGGTCAAGGAATCGCAAGATTAGACCCGAAAACTATGAATGATCTCGGAATTAATGAAAGAGACCTTATTGAAATTACTGGTGATAAAAAAACAGCAGCAATTGCCCTACCTTCACAGACAGACATTGGTCTTGGAGTAATAAGAATTGATGGATTAGTTCGTAAAAACTCAGGAGCAACCATCGGCGGGGAAGTAACTATTAAAAAAGCACAAGCTATTGAAGCTAAAAAAGTTGTTCTTGCACCAACTGAAAATAACATTCGTGTACAAGGAGATGTACGTGGATTATTCCAAGGAAAAGCAATGGTTCAAGGAGATATCATAGGATCTCAAATCAGAACCCGGCCAGCAAGTATGGGAATGGGCTTTGACAGCATATTTAACGATTTAATGGATTTCTCACCAATGAAAGAAATTAAATTTGCTGTAGTATCTACCAAACCTGCAGGAATCGTTGTAGTTGGACCAAATACAGAAGTAGAATTACATGAAAGTCCAGTAGATGTATCCAACATCGAAGGTGTAACTAATTTAGTTGATGTAAGCTATGAAGATATCGGTGGTCTTAAAGAAGAAGTTAAAAAAGTCAGAGAAATGATTGAAATTCCTCTTAAAAGACCAGAACTCTTTGATAAATTAGGAATTGCACCTCCAAAAGGAGTATTGATGCACGGACCACCAGGTACAGGAAAAACATTACTGGCTAAAGCTGTAGCTAGTGAAAGTGATGCTCATTTCATTGCAATAAATGGGCCTGAAATCATGAGCAAATATGTCGGCGGATCTGAAGAAAACTTAAGGGAATACTTTGAAGAAGCAGAAGAAAACGCTCCATCAATCATATTCATTGATGAATTAGATGCTATTGCTCCAAAAAGAGAAGATACTCAAGGTGAAACTGAAAGAAGAACAGTAGCTCAACTTTTAACCTTAATGGACGGTCTTAAATCCAGAGGCCAAGTTGTTGTTATCGGTGCAACTAACAGGCCAGATTCTCTTGATCAAGCATTAAGAAGACCTGGAAGATTCGACCGTGAAATTGAAATTGGTGTTCCTGATGCTGAAGAAAGGGAAGAAATCCTTGAAATTCATACCAGGAATATGCCTCTTGCAGAGGATGTAGACTTACATAAAATAGCCGGTACAACTCACGGATTCGTAGGAGCAGACTTGGAATCATTATGTAAAGAAGCAGCAATGAGAGTAGTCAGAAGAATCATTCCCGAAATCAAAAACGATGAAGAGATTCCAGAAGAAGTTCTTAAAAAAATTGTTGTTACAAGCGATGACTTCAAATCAGCTTTAAAAGAAATTCAACCTTCTGCATTAAGGGAAGTTCTTGTACAAGTTCCTGATGTTAAATGGGATGACGTAGGTGGACTTGATGATGTCAAACAAGAGTTAAAAGAAGCTGTTGAATGGCCATTAAAACATCCTGAAAAATTCGAAAAATTCGGTGTAAGACCACCAAAAGGAACCCTGCTTTACGGAGTTCCAGGTACAGGAAAAACATTACTTGCAAAAGCAGTAGCTAGTGAAAGTGAAGCCAATTTCATCTCAGTTAAAGGTCCTGAACTGCTATCAAAATGGGTGGGAGAATCTGAACAAGGTGTAAGAGA encodes the following:
- a CDS encoding CDC48 family AAA ATPase; its protein translation is MAQNEITLKVAEALSQRDIGQGIARLDPKTMNDLGINERDLIEITGDKKTAAIALPSQTDIGLGVIRIDGLVRKNSGATIGGEVTIKKAQAIEAKKVVLAPTENNIRVQGDVRGLFQGKAMVQGDIIGSQIRTRPASMGMGFDSIFNDLMDFSPMKEIKFAVVSTKPAGIVVVGPNTEVELHESPVDVSNIEGVTNLVDVSYEDIGGLKEEVKKVREMIEIPLKRPELFDKLGIAPPKGVLMHGPPGTGKTLLAKAVASESDAHFIAINGPEIMSKYVGGSEENLREYFEEAEENAPSIIFIDELDAIAPKREDTQGETERRTVAQLLTLMDGLKSRGQVVVIGATNRPDSLDQALRRPGRFDREIEIGVPDAEEREEILEIHTRNMPLAEDVDLHKIAGTTHGFVGADLESLCKEAAMRVVRRIIPEIKNDEEIPEEVLKKIVVTSDDFKSALKEIQPSALREVLVQVPDVKWDDVGGLDDVKQELKEAVEWPLKHPEKFEKFGVRPPKGTLLYGVPGTGKTLLAKAVASESEANFISVKGPELLSKWVGESEQGVREVFRKAKQTAPTVIFFDEIDSIASTRSANDSDSGVTKRVVNQLLTEMDGLEELEDVAIIAATNRPDILDAGLMRPGRFDRHIKVDLPNEEARLSIFKVHTEGMPLADDVSLEKLAKQTDGYVGADIEAVCREAAMLTLRNDLDAENVPNKYFKEALEKVKPSNNPGDQVQYI
- a CDS encoding mRNA surveillance protein pelota produces the protein MKIVKQDKKEGIVTLVPETLDDLWHLSHIVEVGDSISSKTTRRIQDNTGDKLRSDRGVKKTFTLRIDVENITFHIFTGKLRFTGVITKGPEDLIPLGSHHTVEVKLNTPITIKKERWTNWALKRLNQAIEASKKLAAIIVLLEDDTATLGLMRQFGIEYYGPIKGAVSGKRIVDKNRSKAIAQFYEKVIESVNKFNDIQNIVVAGPGFVKNDFYDYIKNKHKDLAAKAVIESTGSGGRVGIHEVLKKGTVEKLTVENRVASEMVAINHLLEEIGKNSSKVAYGEKETVKAINLGAVKQLLILDSAVANNDMGNLMDMVENMNGEVMVISSQHEGGEQLKGLGSMAAILRYEIA
- a CDS encoding prephenate dehydrogenase encodes the protein MIKMKVGIIGGSDGLGKTLIYFLRDDFDVIISARDHKKGRKIANELGIEYIESNTQLAEMCDVVIVSVPIHFTPDVIREVAPFMRKESLMVDVTSVKEIPSQTMKESLPDDVEYLPTHPIFGPRTTELDNQVIVLTPDKKGKWFDRIYSYLDSKNMRIIETTAKKHDYMMSIVQVLTHFSFISTASAMEKLKVDIGETEDFESPIYNLMIDMIARIVAQNPYLTYYIQSMNNNGPKIRNTFAEAVNELRDVINNGDEEKFVDLAIKATKNMGDIRGALGRSDKAINSLNHEHSLLNQSIGKEIGLKHIYSRKIHVGILEKVDKDTAILKNGNKTKKLVVANIEVLSDSELYDWKVRNLNNKTESISCVFPIRVDKHVILDTITNLDNIIDAKITDIYQGPQIKKDDVSLTFEVTGLYKDSIENVKSLLTGFGGIIR